One segment of Marvinbryantia formatexigens DSM 14469 DNA contains the following:
- a CDS encoding TOTE conflict system archaeo-eukaryotic primase domain-containing protein: MRDALENITLLQKRLNDLQLENQVLKEILERSGISYADELRKYQHPDGTELWQENQGGRIIHPVCITDEMANKFYGRFWGRQDVYSKRAVKKSTGEVGYFPQCNHFWKECCPKKHGKKMRCTDCPDRDWTKLKIGQIKSHLLGADPYGNDVIGVYPLLPNGTCRFLVFDFDNHEKEAEKNDFANKGEAWVEAMRLICELNEIDPLVERSRSGRGAHVWTFFERAVPASTARKFGNALLEKGAETVNLKSFQYYDRMLPAQDSLPEGGLGNLIALPLQGRALLSGNSAFVDKNWNAYPDQWNVLWSKPRISAEFMETKIQEWTSTSIFYAESSQNDAEAREKPWKNRAGLLKLGVDGKLNFTLSNGIYVDTMNIQPAVQNQIRRMAAVSNPVFIKTRRWGFQTMIMHDGFIWGKSI; encoded by the coding sequence GTGAGGGATGCACTGGAGAATATAACTTTATTGCAAAAGCGTTTAAATGATCTTCAGTTGGAAAATCAGGTGCTAAAGGAGATTCTGGAGCGGTCAGGTATTTCTTATGCAGATGAGCTGAGAAAATATCAGCATCCGGATGGAACAGAATTGTGGCAGGAAAATCAAGGCGGGAGAATTATACATCCGGTCTGTATTACGGATGAGATGGCGAATAAATTTTACGGTAGATTCTGGGGGCGACAGGATGTATACAGTAAACGTGCCGTAAAAAAATCCACAGGAGAAGTTGGTTATTTTCCGCAGTGTAATCATTTCTGGAAGGAATGCTGCCCTAAAAAACATGGAAAGAAAATGCGGTGTACGGACTGTCCGGACAGAGACTGGACAAAATTAAAAATCGGGCAGATTAAAAGCCATCTGTTAGGTGCAGATCCTTACGGAAATGATGTGATAGGAGTCTATCCATTGCTTCCGAACGGAACATGCCGCTTTTTGGTGTTTGATTTTGATAATCATGAAAAAGAGGCGGAAAAAAATGATTTTGCTAATAAAGGCGAGGCATGGGTGGAAGCGATGCGTCTGATCTGTGAATTGAATGAGATCGATCCTCTTGTGGAACGTTCGCGTTCGGGAAGAGGCGCTCATGTATGGACATTTTTCGAAAGAGCAGTTCCGGCATCGACAGCCAGAAAATTTGGAAATGCTTTATTGGAAAAGGGAGCAGAAACAGTAAATCTGAAATCATTTCAATACTATGACCGTATGCTTCCGGCGCAGGACAGTCTGCCGGAAGGCGGTCTGGGAAATCTGATTGCATTGCCACTTCAGGGAAGGGCGCTGCTGTCAGGAAACAGTGCTTTTGTGGATAAGAATTGGAATGCATACCCGGATCAGTGGAATGTGCTGTGGAGTAAGCCAAGGATTTCCGCCGAATTTATGGAAACCAAAATTCAAGAGTGGACTTCAACCAGTATTTTTTATGCTGAGAGCAGCCAAAATGATGCAGAAGCGCGGGAAAAACCGTGGAAAAACAGGGCAGGGCTTCTGAAATTAGGCGTAGATGGGAAATTAAACTTTACGCTATCGAATGGAATTTATGTGGATACAATGAATATACAACCGGCAGTTCAGAATCAGATACGGAGGATGGCTGCTGTAAGTAATCCGGTTTTTATAAAAACAAGGCGATGGGGCTTTCAAACTATGATAATGCACGATGGATTTATATGGGGAAAGAGCATCTGA
- a CDS encoding DEAD/DEAH box helicase family protein, with the protein MYEIADERQPGRRIKAEFTGQLRPEQKTALKEMLRYDTGILNAATAFGKTVVCSAIIAERKVNTLILLESSSLIEQWEEALNRFLEIQEEPPEYQTKTGRTRRRKSIIGKLQGAHDSMTGMIDIAMVGSLCKKGEFHEKLNDYGMVLVDECHHAASNTMANILNQVNARYVYGVTATPMRGDGLEKITYMLLGPIRYRYTAKDKAEAQGIAHLVFPRFTKAVAPRGKKDKMHPNEAYGLIRNNDARDQQIIDDVRKCVHTGRTPVVLSRYKEHALKMYERLQTCADHVFLMTGNNSKKEHRQIRLQMQQVPDDETLILIATGSLIGEGFDYPRLDTLIMATPVSFRSVVEQYAGRLNRDYEGKKNVIVYDYVDSHIPMFDDMYAKRLRAYKQIGYTVASEAGGEKQTANAIYDFENYKESYEKDLLGAVRSVVISSPAISGTKINALINLLRERQMMGVRITVVTWSPDAYGYGKADYWMQLHEEMRMAGICVEQKEDFCEHYAVVDDEIVWYGSMNLLGKENAEDNLMRVVSKEIAAELMEITFGVSD; encoded by the coding sequence ATGTATGAGATTGCGGATGAAAGACAGCCGGGAAGAAGGATAAAAGCTGAGTTTACCGGGCAGCTCCGTCCGGAACAGAAAACGGCGCTAAAAGAAATGCTGCGGTACGATACCGGGATACTAAACGCAGCTACAGCATTTGGAAAAACGGTTGTATGCAGCGCCATAATTGCGGAGAGAAAAGTAAATACACTTATTCTGCTGGAATCTTCGTCGCTGATTGAACAATGGGAAGAGGCACTGAATCGTTTCCTGGAAATACAGGAAGAGCCGCCAGAGTATCAGACAAAAACAGGAAGAACCAGGAGAAGAAAAAGTATTATAGGAAAGCTCCAGGGAGCGCATGATTCCATGACTGGAATGATTGATATTGCTATGGTGGGTTCGCTTTGCAAAAAGGGAGAGTTCCATGAAAAGCTCAATGATTATGGAATGGTGCTGGTGGATGAATGTCATCATGCGGCTTCTAATACGATGGCGAATATCCTGAATCAAGTAAATGCCCGTTATGTGTATGGCGTGACTGCCACGCCGATGCGCGGCGACGGGCTGGAAAAGATTACTTATATGCTGCTTGGACCGATCAGATATCGCTATACGGCAAAGGATAAAGCCGAAGCACAGGGGATAGCGCATCTCGTGTTTCCGAGATTTACAAAAGCGGTAGCACCGAGAGGGAAAAAGGATAAAATGCATCCAAACGAAGCATATGGGCTGATTCGGAATAATGACGCAAGGGATCAGCAAATTATAGATGATGTTCGAAAATGCGTACATACCGGAAGGACGCCGGTGGTATTGTCCCGATACAAAGAACATGCCTTAAAAATGTATGAGAGGCTTCAGACGTGCGCAGACCATGTGTTTCTGATGACCGGAAATAATTCGAAAAAGGAACACAGGCAAATCCGGTTGCAGATGCAGCAGGTTCCGGATGATGAAACACTGATTCTGATAGCCACGGGGAGTTTGATTGGCGAAGGATTTGATTACCCCCGCCTGGACACTCTGATTATGGCGACTCCTGTATCCTTCCGCAGCGTAGTAGAACAGTATGCAGGGAGGCTGAACCGTGATTATGAAGGAAAGAAAAACGTGATAGTTTACGATTATGTAGATAGTCATATCCCGATGTTTGACGATATGTATGCAAAACGCCTGCGAGCGTATAAGCAGATCGGCTACACAGTCGCGTCGGAAGCAGGCGGTGAGAAACAGACAGCGAATGCTATTTATGATTTTGAAAACTATAAAGAAAGTTATGAAAAAGATTTACTTGGCGCTGTACGCAGTGTTGTTATATCCAGCCCGGCTATCAGCGGTACAAAAATAAATGCGCTCATTAATCTTCTGAGAGAACGTCAGATGATGGGAGTAAGGATTACAGTAGTCACCTGGTCACCGGATGCATATGGCTATGGTAAGGCTGATTATTGGATGCAGCTTCATGAAGAAATGCGTATGGCGGGAATATGTGTAGAGCAAAAAGAAGATTTCTGCGAGCATTACGCCGTCGTAGATGATGAGATTGTATGGTATGGAAGTATGAACCTGCTGGGAAAAGAAAATGCAGAGGATAATCTGATGAGGGTTGTGAGCAAGGAGATTGCAGCGGAACTGATGGAAATTACATTTGGAGTATCTGACTAA
- the mcrC gene encoding 5-methylcytosine-specific restriction endonuclease system specificity protein McrC, with protein MIRIQNIYYMLAYAFQVLNEQGYRDIATEEFDNTAELCAAILARGIRNQIKRGLGREYIPKAEALSSLRGKLDISESIKTQTFLKRQMICSYDDFSVNSVMNRIIKSTVLLLLRGDISKSRKKELRKLMVFFEDVDVMDLYSVNWNIQYNRNNQTYRMLISICYLVFKGLLQTQSNGTTKLMDFLDEQRMHRLYEKFILEYFRKEHPELTANASQIPWQLDDDFGEMLPVMQTDIMLTKDEKTLIIDAKYYAHTTQRHYDKNTLHSGNLYQMFTYVKNKEAELSDQPHKVAGMLLYARTDEEIYPEKEYRMSGNQIEVKTLNLDGDFDIIRSQLDEIAEKYFGEAK; from the coding sequence GTGATAAGAATTCAGAACATATACTATATGCTTGCCTATGCTTTTCAGGTTCTGAATGAGCAGGGGTATAGGGATATAGCAACCGAGGAATTTGATAATACCGCCGAATTGTGTGCTGCAATCCTGGCAAGAGGAATCCGTAATCAGATTAAGCGCGGCCTTGGGAGGGAGTATATTCCAAAGGCAGAGGCTTTATCATCGCTTCGTGGAAAGCTGGATATTTCTGAATCTATAAAGACACAAACATTCCTGAAGAGGCAGATGATCTGTTCGTATGATGATTTTTCCGTCAATTCTGTAATGAACAGAATCATCAAATCCACAGTCCTTCTTTTGCTCAGAGGGGATATCTCCAAATCCAGGAAAAAGGAACTGAGAAAGCTGATGGTTTTCTTTGAAGATGTGGATGTCATGGATCTGTATTCTGTAAATTGGAATATTCAGTATAATAGAAATAATCAGACATACAGAATGCTGATTTCCATATGTTATCTGGTATTTAAAGGATTGCTGCAGACGCAATCAAATGGCACAACAAAGTTGATGGATTTTCTTGATGAACAGAGAATGCATCGCCTGTATGAGAAATTCATTCTGGAATATTTCCGCAAAGAGCATCCGGAGCTGACTGCTAATGCGTCGCAGATACCGTGGCAGTTGGATGATGATTTCGGTGAGATGCTCCCGGTAATGCAGACTGATATAATGCTGACAAAGGATGAGAAGACCCTGATTATTGACGCGAAGTATTACGCGCATACAACACAGCGTCATTATGATAAAAATACGCTTCATTCCGGGAATCTGTATCAGATGTTTACTTATGTAAAGAATAAGGAAGCGGAACTGTCTGATCAACCGCACAAGGTGGCAGGTATGCTCCTTTATGCCAGAACTGACGAGGAAATCTATCCGGAGAAGGAATATCGGATGAGTGGGAATCAGATCGAAGTTAAAACGCTAAATCTGGATGGTGATTTTGATATAATCAGGAGCCAGCTGGATGAAATCGCAGAGAAGTACTTTGGAGAAGCAAAATAG
- a CDS encoding AAA family ATPase has protein sequence MAEQFKWVSFYMEFATKLLEYKTDRSSLIETLQKVYSNIGMKLPKLERDNVPKDIDPFTIFGLFNKGITDAKRISILGGIKTLFEIEADVPDDFSGIPVLNNMMATFYAFEGGDRRKDDDIDNLWNAFESAIKLAENDSEESRAAFISAYDQVRSQFAVRWNLTMGLYWIRPYTFISLDSRNREFMSNPDNISANVVAEMKTLKSVPAAEKYLSIRDKCKSAVESGEYGYTSFPELSYKAWIVSVENSEMEKAAKTGTSNAAFLRWFRPVLQSLRDLGGSATPEDTRKKIISNEKLSDEEVNATCGKNNVNKFENEVAFARSYLVKAGYIDNKVYGIWTLTDKGRTVEMTDELASEIFKNGVADNAAKSKEKNSLGDADVATVHYWLYAPGEGASMWEDFYSAGIMGLGWDELGDLNTYASKDEMAQKLRDIHGGDSSYKNSAHAVWQFAHDIKPGDVIFAKRGRSEILGRGVVESDYEYDDNHDGEYPNLRKVKWTHKGSWQSDEMFAMKTLTDVTNYTDFVNKISGFFEDDEEDTKVIDYPAYSVEDFLNEVYMDEKSYNKLVGVLDSKLNIILQGAPGVGKTFVAKRLAYSIMGVKDVERVMMVQFHQSYSYEDFIMGFRPSADGFDIKTGVFYNFCKKAERDSDNKYFFIIDEINRGNLSKIFGELFMLIENDKRGNKNKLQLLYRDEMFYVPENVYIIGMMNTADRSLAMLDYALRRRFAFFELKPAFTTEGFRAYRDGLDNKKFEALVGCVQSLNERIAADESLGEGFCIGHSYFCNMEPEEVTDEKLQGIVEYELIPMLKEYWFDEPLKVKEWSDNLRSAVK, from the coding sequence ATGGCAGAACAATTCAAATGGGTAAGCTTCTATATGGAGTTTGCAACGAAACTACTGGAATACAAAACGGACAGGTCGTCTCTGATTGAGACGCTGCAAAAAGTTTATTCCAACATAGGGATGAAACTTCCGAAGCTTGAAAGGGATAATGTGCCAAAAGATATTGATCCATTTACCATCTTTGGATTGTTTAACAAGGGCATCACTGATGCAAAACGTATCAGTATCTTAGGTGGCATTAAGACTTTATTCGAAATAGAAGCGGATGTACCAGATGATTTCTCCGGTATTCCGGTTCTGAACAATATGATGGCTACATTCTATGCATTTGAAGGTGGTGATCGCCGAAAAGATGATGACATTGACAATCTATGGAATGCTTTTGAATCCGCCATCAAATTAGCGGAAAATGACTCTGAAGAGAGCAGAGCTGCATTTATTTCAGCCTATGATCAGGTCAGGTCACAGTTTGCCGTTCGTTGGAATCTGACGATGGGTCTGTACTGGATCAGACCATATACTTTTATCAGTCTTGATTCACGGAACAGAGAGTTTATGAGTAATCCGGACAATATATCTGCCAATGTTGTTGCGGAAATGAAAACGCTGAAATCGGTTCCTGCTGCTGAAAAATATCTTTCTATTCGTGATAAATGCAAATCTGCAGTAGAATCCGGAGAATACGGGTATACATCATTTCCGGAGCTTTCCTATAAGGCGTGGATCGTTTCTGTGGAAAACAGCGAGATGGAGAAAGCGGCTAAGACAGGAACATCGAATGCTGCTTTTCTTAGATGGTTCAGACCAGTCCTTCAGAGCCTGCGTGATCTGGGAGGCTCCGCCACTCCGGAAGATACAAGAAAGAAAATAATTTCAAACGAGAAGCTTTCCGATGAGGAAGTCAATGCCACCTGTGGAAAGAATAACGTCAACAAGTTTGAGAATGAGGTGGCTTTCGCCAGGAGTTATCTGGTAAAAGCCGGATATATTGATAATAAGGTGTATGGCATCTGGACATTGACGGACAAAGGCCGGACGGTAGAGATGACTGATGAACTTGCATCTGAGATTTTCAAAAATGGTGTAGCTGATAACGCTGCGAAGAGTAAGGAAAAGAATTCCCTTGGCGATGCTGATGTGGCAACCGTTCACTATTGGTTATATGCACCGGGTGAAGGTGCTTCCATGTGGGAAGATTTTTATTCTGCCGGGATCATGGGACTTGGCTGGGATGAGCTGGGAGATCTGAACACCTATGCCAGCAAGGATGAAATGGCTCAGAAGCTGAGAGACATTCATGGTGGAGATTCATCATATAAGAATTCTGCACATGCAGTATGGCAGTTTGCTCATGACATTAAGCCGGGTGATGTGATTTTTGCCAAGCGCGGACGCAGTGAGATCCTTGGACGCGGAGTAGTAGAATCCGACTATGAATATGACGATAACCATGATGGCGAATATCCGAACCTTCGCAAAGTGAAATGGACTCATAAAGGCAGCTGGCAGAGTGATGAAATGTTTGCTATGAAAACGCTGACCGATGTCACCAACTACACTGATTTTGTTAATAAAATATCCGGGTTCTTCGAGGATGACGAAGAGGATACAAAGGTAATTGATTATCCGGCGTATTCCGTGGAGGATTTTCTGAATGAAGTATATATGGATGAAAAATCCTATAACAAGCTTGTCGGAGTTCTTGATAGCAAATTGAACATTATACTGCAGGGGGCTCCTGGAGTAGGAAAGACGTTTGTGGCAAAGCGTCTTGCTTATTCCATTATGGGAGTGAAGGATGTTGAGCGTGTCATGATGGTTCAGTTCCACCAGAGCTACTCTTATGAAGATTTCATCATGGGATTTCGACCGTCCGCTGACGGTTTCGATATAAAGACAGGGGTATTCTATAACTTCTGCAAAAAGGCAGAAAGAGACAGTGATAATAAATACTTCTTCATCATTGATGAAATCAATCGCGGAAACTTAAGCAAGATTTTTGGAGAGCTTTTTATGCTGATTGAGAATGATAAACGTGGAAACAAGAACAAACTTCAGCTGCTCTATCGCGATGAAATGTTTTATGTTCCGGAGAACGTTTACATCATAGGTATGATGAACACAGCGGATCGCAGTCTTGCGATGCTGGATTATGCGCTGCGAAGGAGATTTGCATTCTTTGAGCTTAAACCGGCATTTACGACAGAGGGCTTCCGTGCATACAGGGATGGGCTGGACAATAAGAAGTTTGAGGCGCTTGTAGGCTGCGTACAGAGTCTTAATGAGAGGATTGCGGCCGATGAGTCTCTGGGAGAAGGGTTCTGTATCGGACACAGCTATTTCTGCAACATGGAGCCAGAGGAAGTGACGGATGAGAAGCTTCAGGGAATTGTAGAGTATGAACTGATACCAATGCTGAAAGAGTACTGGTTTGATGAACCATTAAAGGTAAAAGAGTGGAGCGATAACCTGAGGAGTGCTGTTAAGTGA